Sequence from the Paenibacillus tundrae genome:
ACATCAATACAACTAAATGTACCAAATTTCACACAATAGAATGAGCGAATCCCGTAAGCCGCTCTCACATGATGTATTGTATCTAGGATCTATTGCGTGCAACATGTGTTGACGCACAAAACGACAAGCAGGCCGAAACCGAACTCTATACCCCTATATTACACCTCTTACACATCAACATGAAAAAGAAATTTTTTACACTTGTGAAGATATTGTGAACATTGTAACAAAATCGATTATTTTGTCAAGGTTTACGGCCTCGTTAAGCGAGCCTTTCCTTCAGTCCAAGATCCGCATTTCTACCACATGTGGTATGAAGACGAGATCACTTATGGCCATATGTGCGATATGTACGCAACGAAGGAACAATTCATTTGTTTTTTAAAGGAAAATATTCCCAAAATCTCGTTTTTTATGCAACGAAATTGGTCACTCCCATTATTATGCGGCGAGGATGCCACCCTTATTCCCGATATGAACATCTTTATTTAGCTTGAATGTAGTATGTAGTTTGACTCTTCTGAACAAGCCATCGTTTAGAATTCCAGCAACCCGGTTAATAAGGACTACACCAGATAACGAAGGAGATGTTCGATATGAGTAATTCAACTGGCGATAAAATCAAAGCAGGCGTGAACAAAGCTAAAGGCGAAGTGAAGGATCAGATCGGTAATGCAACGAATAACAGATCCCTTCAGGCTGAAGGTAAAAAGGATAAAGCCAAAGGTGCTGTTCAGGACAAAATTGCAGATGTGAAAAAACATCACTAATACATCTGATTCCTGCAATCTAGTTCAACAGACTTAAGGAGTCATTCTCCATGGTCTTCACTAGATGGGTAACAGATATAGCATAACTCCCCTGTCCAACAATAACTAGCATCAGGTCAGTCCCGGGACAGAGGTGCAAAAAAGCCGAGGAAGGTGTGTTCATACTACCCCTTCCCTGGCTTTTTTTGTTACGGTTTTGCTATGGCGATCTCAAACGCTATAGATTGATCATCACGATTGAATCGTATAGTAACGTAGAATGAATAGCAGAAGGACGTGATATATATGGAGCAGACCAATTCACAGGTACGAACGTTATTTCTACATGACGATGGGGTTATCCCTAACCATCCTACACTCCCTGTGCTTATATACCAAGGGGTGTGGGCAGACAATCCATCCTCGGCTGAACAGAAGATGAACGATCATCACTGGGGCAATAGCTGGGTTAATGGCGTGTTTGATTATCACCACTACCACAGCAATGCGCATGAAGCCTTGGCCGTCATCAGCGGCTCCGTACAGATCATTCTAGGCGGTGAAAATGGGCAGGTCGTTACTTTGCAGGCGGGTGATGTTGTCGTACTTCCTGCTGGAACAGGGCATAAACGGCTGCAGGCCAGCCTCGATTTCCGTATCGCAGGCGCTTATCCCGCTGGCATGAATTATAATACGCGCACGGGTGATCCAAGCGAACGTCTCCAAGCTTTGCGTGAGATTCAGCAGGTTCCTATACCCGATAACGATCCGGTGTATGGATCTGATGGTCCACTGCTGAAACTATGGGGTAAACGTACAGATGCTAAACAAGACTGAAGAACTCCCGAACTCCCAAATAAACAAATTGGGTGAAGCCCCGGCTTCCTTGGATATCAAACGTAATACCCTTTAGACTAGCTGCCGGCAAATCTTATACTATAAAATCGCATTGCATGAGGCATGCCCTCCATGTCGAATCGTCCATGTAGAATAAGCTGACGTATACGGTACTCAATAAAAGTATCGCCGACAGCTTGTTCCAGATGACCCAGCACTTCACCTACAATACGAGCTGACTTAATGAATTCCCCAGGCTGTCTTGTTGACGCCACCTCGGTAAACTTCTGCAGGATGAACTCATCAATGGCGTCCTCAGAGACACTTTGGATGATCCCATCTTGCATTAAGCGCAAATGTCCAGGCTGTGCAGACAGATGCAGCCACTCTTGCTCCATTTGTCTGCGCTCCTCAGATGATAACGGTTCATCATGCTCGCAGTGATGCCACATCTTCAGTAATTTCTCGGAATTAATCTCACCTGTACCGCGTACTTCATACTGTACTTCCGGTGTATTAAACAATTGTGGATATAAATCTTTCGTTTCAATGATATAGATGGGGCTTTTCCTGTCACGCAGCAAATACATGGCATATAAGAGTCCGGTTCGCTCATGACTATTGTTGGCATACCAGATCGTAATCCGCGTCTCTTCCTCAATGGAGCTGATCACTTGGTTGATGTGAAGCAGTTCGTCTACCCCTTGAGCCGCGTACCTTCCATGTTCACTCATGTGAAATCGCTCAAGCAGCCACAGATGTCTGCGCTGCACATTTACTTTGTTCGTTAGATCCCCCAATGGTCCAATCGCATAGTAGTCATTCATCGTGAAGAACCGCCGCCCTGAACGTCCAGGAACGTTGCCCATCGCCACCTTAATACTGCCTAATGGTGAGTCTCCAAATGCGATGTGTATTTCATGCGTTTTCTGTGCTTCCAATGCCTGCTTCTCAGCCTGATCCCGGCTTCGATGTTCATCCAACTCTTTAAATATCGACTGAACTTTAACGGCAAAATCATCCGTACGATCTGCAGCTATCCCTTGACTAACTGCCATATCTGCTCGGAGGTATAACTCTCGTAACAACATACGCAGCTCATCCTCATTCATACGATGCAACTCTTGATCAAATTCAAAAGCATTCTCAATCATAAGGCTTCTCCTTTAATCGTTAGTCATTGGCAAAAAACAGTTCTCGCTGTCGTGCATCATTCTCCAGCCGTCCAAGGTTAAGAGGAGATAGACTTGCCTGTGGATGAATGAAGCTCATCATTGCTATCATCCTGGTGAGACGACGAACGGGTAAAGTGACGCTCCAACTTACGACTTGCCCATAGAGATGCGGCGACAAACAACAATACGCCACCCCAGCGAATAGGATGCTCCAAGAACTGCTCGACGTTAGAACCGATGTACGTTACACAGAAGATCATAATGGCCTTACCACAGCCAACAGCGAGCAAGAAGGATAGCAACCGCATACGGGCAATACCTGCCGCAACATTGATAATAACAAACGGCCCAACCGGAAATATGCTAAGCAAAAATACATAACTGAACGCATTCCGCCGAATCCATACCATACTGCGTTGTACTCGTGGTTTATTCGCCCATCGTTCTACGAAGGCAGATTTACCGATCTCTCTTACAAGTAGAAAGGTAACCGTACAGCCTAATACCATTCCGATCCATGAATATATAAATCCTGCCCATAGTCCATACACCGCGCCATTCACCCCAACAATAAGCAATGTGGGCAGCGGCGGTACAAATGACTTCATAAAGGTGAGCAAAATCCCTGGTAATGGGCCAAGCGAACGAAACTGCTCTAACCAATAACGTATATTTTCTTCCGTGATATAGGACATAATGTCCAAGGGTACCAAGCTCATCTGCATCCTTCCAATCTATACTGTCTTAAGTTACTTTTGGTTCGGGTACCGATTGAAGTAACACCTTTGTTCTATTCTTTTCATACAAAAATCTCTCACCTCACTACTCTCAGTATAACGTACAGATGTACTTCCCACCGTTGTTAATTTGAAGAAATATTCACAGTTCATCGTGGACATTTCATCACTCAATAAGACTTGTTGACATCACAAAGAGCACATCCGACACAAGTTCAGGTGTGCTCTACATTATACGTATCTTCAAAACGATTATAGATTGAAATTAAATAACCAACTAATCTAACTGCGCCTCTTGTAGCTGTATCTGATTCAACTCTTCCTGATGTGCTGCATTCCACTCCGGAATACCGGATCGCATGAATTCGTCCGCATCCATAGCAGCCTTCGATTGATTGCATAGATTGCAGGCACATACACAATTGAGCGGTGTCGTATGTCCACCTTTGGCTCGGGGAAGCAGATGGTCAATGGTGTCTCCATACGATCCACAGAAATAACACGTGTACTGATCACGATTCAGAATAAACCGTTTGAAATCCTTATTGCTGAATAATCTGCGGATGGTATATCGGTTGACCACCACTGCAGCCTTTTCCTTCACCAGTGTGACAGCAAGCTCCATATCAATCTCCTGATGCCAGCGGCGTCCCTTGTCCGTTTTGCCACGCATTCGGATGAGTCCCTGTCTGTTGGTTCGAAGGGAAGAAGGATCTTCCGGATCAATAGCGACCGGCTCTGCTGAATTCTGACGGCGCTGACGACGATCTGTACTTAACCCACGATTACGAGTCCCATGTGAGCTTGTCCGATGTGTCGGTATCGTCACACGAGCTGAGTCTTCATTAGGACTCTTCAGCTCCGGATTCGCTATAGTCAGCTGCTGATCCGACTGTTGGTCGGACTCTGATTTTGTTTGTCCTTTTTCCAGGAGAGCATCAGGTCGTTTCGCTTTTCTCTTCCTTCTTCTCTTCTTACGGTGTCCAGAAGAAGGTTCAGTCAATGATAAGGACTGCTTGTCCGAAATGGATTCAATCACAGGTGAAGCAGAGCTATCCTTGCTCGCTTGCACGGATACTGAACGCACAGCAGAAACTGCTGGTACAGTCACAGATGTAATAACGTCCTTCTCATTATTCGCTCGTTCGGAATGCCTTATATGTGGCATGGAGATGTTGCTGACGGCTGCCTGTACACCAGACTTCCGACAGCTTCGGCAGGCTCCTCTTCTGGCGCCAGGGCCGGCGCGTTTCCCGGTTCTGCGCCGAAATTCGGACAACGAACGCTTTTGCCCGCAATACATACATGTCTTCGTCTGCTGCGCTTCATGTTCAGTCATATGTTGCCGGAAAGGGGCCGTGCCCATCTCCATGTCGTCACCTCGGTTCCTTATGAATCCGGTTTCTTTCTATTGTATCACATCTGCTCACGAACACCCTCATGAGCTCCTGATTGATATTCCTCAGCGACGAATTCCTGCGGTTGCTCGCATTCATGAAGGATATGTTCTACGTATTCTAATATATCTTGCATCGGTCTCCCGCATTGTTGACATGTTGTCATTTATCTCACCTTGTTCCTGTTCATCAAAAAGAATTTGTAATCGTGTTCCGATGTCTCATTACCCTTCGTACGCGAAAAAGAAACATTCGTTCCCCATGCTTCAGGGCAATCTATATAACCACAACGAAAGAGTATTTACACTGGCCACTGCGATGCCAGAACAACCTTCCGATCGCTGTTACCCCCAGATTCCTTTCATTCCCTTCTCCAAAGGGGGAATCCGGGGATAAAGGCGAACGCTCCGCTTCTTCAGGTTATTTCTGTCCTCTCCGTTCTCGTGTAAACGTTTAGTTAATTTATATCATGACATACGAAAAAGCCGTTTCCTGCTCAACCCTAAGGTCGACCAAGAAACGGCTCTATATTCCTATGATGGAAAATAAATATAATTATGCGTCCAGTTGTCCTGACTTTTGCTGTGGCACAAGGCGTGGTTTGGGCTTCGGCAAATTACCGAAGAAGACCCATGCGAATGGAATGAATCTCGCTGTCAAACCTACGACAATCCACGATGCGATCAAGGCAACCCCGAACCCTCCAGCATACCAGAGGTGAAGCAGCCAAGACGTACCCGTTTGCGGAGGGAAATTCCGATAAACGAGCAAGAAGAACGGATGAATCAGATAAATGCCGAAGGACAGCGCACCCAGTCGATTAAGTGGCTTAACGATTAATGCTGGCCCTTTGCGATAGAGCAGATAAGAGATCTGGATCAGAACCAGCGCACAAGCGAAGGTATGCAGATTCCAGAAGAATTCGTACCATAGTGTGTTATAGGTTGCGATCTTCAGGCGCAGTAGATAATAAATGTACACATGCCCAAGACCAGCAAAGATCCATACAGCCCAGAGCAATACCCATGAAGCTACTCGCCCTTTGGTTGCATTGGCACGGCTAATGACAAACCACTGTTTGATCTTAGGGAAGTACACGCCGATGAAGGCACCTAGCATAAAGTACGAGAAGTAAGAGAACGCCCAGCTACCTTTGTTAGGAACTTGGAATCCATACTTATTACTCACGATGAAAGCCCACTGAATAAGTAACCCAATCAGCACGGACCACTTCACAACCGAAGGATACTTCTTGAGCAACCAGAGCACAAACGGAAATAACAGATAGAATTGCATATTGATAAAGACAAAGTACAGATGTGTGTATGCCTTACCCGTGAAGAGCTTGGTGATGAAGCTAAGGGCTGACTCTCCAAATGGGCGACCCTGATAATGGATGTAATGCAGCAATACAAAATACATCAACGAAAACAGGAAATAAGGCAGTAAAATATACACGAATCTTTTCTTGTAAAAATTACTTACTAACTTCTTATCTAGCGGACGAGAATAATAGTTATAGAACAGCACAAAGCTACTCATAAAGATAAAGGTCGGCGTACCATATTTCATAAAAATATTAATAAAATTATACAGCCAATAGTATCCTGAGCCGGTCATGTCTACGGTAGCGTATGAAGTGGAGTGCACACTTAGCACGCCGATAATAGCCATGGCACGTACCAGATTTAGCTCTGGAATCCGCTCTCTTTTGATTGTCTCACTCATGTTTAGCGTTTCTCCTTCATTTGTTCGTCGATATGTCATATATGACTTAATACAATAAACTCACTCTCTCTATTAAAAAGCATAAAACTTAATATGGGTAGTCCATTTTCTTAACATTTTCTAAATTTTCAAGCAGATTTCACATGTTTTTCATGCCCATCCATAGCAAAAAGACCGCCACAGTGCGGTCTTTAGGGTCAGATAGTATATGTATTATTATTTATGGATGACCGGGATGAAAATGGTAAACTCGGGATCAGACTCATCCGCCTTCTGAGTCATAGGGTACACTTCATAATGCGTAAGCGCACCTCCGGCTAACTGATACTCACTAGCTTCAATCCCCGCATATAACTCGTTATATGAAGCTTCGATATTCCGGCCTTTCCTGTGGTTACGCTTAGCGTAATGGCTCGAAGCAACCTCAATACGCTCCATTCCCTCGGGAATCTCCTGTGCAACACTAGGATCGACTTCAACGCCAACATAATGGGTGAACCCTGTCTCCGTCATGTGATAAGATAATCCGAGGAGTTCGTCCGGATGCAGCACATGCTGAATCTCGCCCCACCGACGTTTAAATTCCGACTGCACCGCACGAATGCCACCGGCTCCTGCCTCGGCAAAAGTCCCTTCCCACTTCATACCCACCACCACACTTGCCTCTTTATGCACTAATTCAAATACACTATTTACCTGCTCCATGAACATTCATCCTTTCACGATAATATAATTCACTTTCAGCCAGGAATTAGTAATTTACTCCACAATTATACATCAAATATAGTTGAAGTAACTGTAATTTTTGTTAAATTTCGAAATAATCTAGCGCCCTGTCAGAAGACTATAAAACCACATCACAATCCCTCTTAAAAACAAAAAACCGTAAGATCTCAAGAGATCATTACGGAGCAAAGTTTATATATTATCTATTTACCACCTGTCTTACCAAGCGTTTGCGGAAAAGCACTCCCCTGAAACATCCTTAGATAAAACTTAATTATCTTTTGGACGACTAGCTAGAATCGTTTTATAAACCTCAATGGCAGCCTGACGCGAAGCTTTCAGATCGACAATGGCATGTTCTCGCGGCTGATGGATATCTTTACTGTGCGAATCCTTCAGATCAGGCAGCCATTTGCGAATATAGTCCCCTTGAGGGTCATACTTCTCAGACTGTGTTACTGGATTATTCACCCTGAAATAGGGAGCAGCGTTCTCACCCAGCGAAGAGCACCACAACCAATTACCCCGATTCTGGATATTGTCATAATCTCGCAGCTTCCGTCTGAAATAGGCCTCGCCTAACGTAAAGGGACACTGCAGATTTTTGGTCAGAAACATCGCTGTCAGAATACGAAGCCTATTCGGCATACGCCCAGTCTCATTCAGTTCTGTCATGGCTGCATCGATAATTGGTATGCCTGTCTCCGCCTTACACCATTTCTCAAAATGCTCATCGTGTAGTGCCGAGAGATCGTATACCTTCTCATACGTAAAATAGTGACTCTCATACACCGCACGATACAAATAGAAGTCTCGGAAGCATAACTGTCTAATCCATTCGTAGGAATCCTCTGCTCGATTGGCAGCATCATACATCTTACGGATTGATATCGCACCAACAGCCACATAGGAGCTTAGATGACTGGGCTCATATGCCTCATACTCATCCCGATGATCCCCATAGTCCACTACTCGCTCTGCCAAGAAATCGTTCATCAATGGGAATGGATCTTCCACCATAGTATCTGTTAATAGATGCTCAGGCACAGACATGGATTCAGGAAACTCCATCTTGCGCTCACTTACCTTCAGATCTGCAACAGTGGTTGCTGATGGTGGGTTCGGATGCTCATTCATGAACTCGACCCAGCGCCGATGGAATGCAGCAAACACCTTATAAGGCTCAGACTTACCTGTAAACGAAGCAAAACCTGCAAGATCCATTAATAGATGATCTGTTAGAAGGGTGAACGTGACCTTCCGCTCGTCCGTAACTTTGCGTATACTACGGTCTCTCTCCATCGCATAAGGGGTCATGTCCCGATGGGCAACAACCTCATCAATACGGCCTTCCATCTGCTCTAAGATGTATTCCACGACTTCAGCCGGCTTACCGTATGCAACATGTAAATGCTGTCCTGCTTCATGGTACTGATTGCCAAGCTCTGCTGCATGTTGTAGAAAATTCACACCACTGTGCTCCTCATCACGGCCCTGACGCAGCAAAAATGGGTCATAGATAAACACATGTAGACTCTCTACTCCCTGGTCTCGCAAATAATCGAATCCCACCAGGTCATCTGTTCGCAGATCTTTACGATGTATGAACAATTTCATTGATATCCTCCTGCTGTGCCTACACTACTTCGTCGTCAGCTTATGATAAAGTTGACTCGTCTCCAACTCAGGTTGGTGACCAAGATCCTCAAATATCGTAAGTGTGAACGAGGTATACAATTTGAGTATGGCTTGTTGATCATCCATAGATGCATACACCTCCATCATAAGGCGGCAGATTTCCTCGGCATATGGCTCACGTTCTTGTAGTTGTATTAACTGCTCAATCGCTTCTTTACCCCGTCCATGATGCATATTCCACTTGGCAATATCCATTACGAGCTGCATATATTTTCGTTTAAGTTCACGCGCTTTGGCTTGAGACCACTGGTAATCATGCTCTTCAAGATAGTCTCCTCGATAGAGTGCGGCGAATTCACGTAATTGCTCTACATTCTCTTCGGTGACTTCACTATAGCTCGTTCCCTGTTCGAACTGTTCTATGTCACTTACAAGATTACCCGCAAGAAGACGATAGCGGTTCATATTGTATTCTAATTTGCCCGTCATATGCCATTCCTTCAGAAGCTTGCGAATCTGATACACCGATGTATGTAGATGAGTCAGACCCTTCTCTTGAGAGACGTCCGCCCATAACTTGTCCAGTATGACCTCTTTACTTACCCACTCACCCCGATGATGAAACAGAAAAGCAAACAGCTCCTGCGACTTCGTCGTACGCCACTTATGCTTCTTCGCTTCAGGCGCTAGGCTTCTGTAAATATCCAGATGCTTAAAGGTGAGTAACCCAGGAACATCTGTATGAGCCTGTGTATCCTTACCATCGAGCTCTACGATCTCCGCCGCGACGGCTACCTGGGAATGAGCCGCACCAAAATTTATAATTCGGTCTACTGTCTTCGCTAATCTGGCAGAGCTTAACGGCTTCAAGACGTAATCCAGGGCATGTAATTCAAATGCCTCGACGGCATGATCAGCATATGCCGTTACAAATATAATCTGAACCTGATAATCCAATTGCTGTATATATTCAGCCGCTTCCAGTCCATTCATCTCAGGCATGCCGATGTCCAGAAATACGACATCTACACGATTCTTAGCCAGAAAATCAATACCTTCACGAGCTGTCGAAAAACATTGCACAGGTGTAATCCGTCCGTCCGACAATAACAGGCGCTCCAAATGCAGCTGCGCGGGTTTCTCGTCATCGATTACAATCGCTCTCACCGTTCCTCTAACCTCCTAACTATATACAATGGACTAAAGACGACTTACACGGAACATTTTAATGCCGAACAACCTTCCAAACACTGGTTTGGTGTACATGTACATATAAAGTCCAATATATAGTTATTATTTTATATTAATTAACTATTCTAAGGGTATATAAAACCGAATAATTGACCCTTTCCCCAAATGACTCTGAATCTCTAGACCTGTGCCATACAGTGAGGTCAAGCGCCGATTAATATTTTTCAAGCCTACGCCCCCTGGCCCTTCGGTTCTTCCTGATTGAACCTGTGCTAGCCGCTCTGGCGATATGCCCACACCATCATCTTCGACCTGTACCAGGATACGCGTCCCTAGCCTAGCAATCTTCAGAGAAACCGTTCCTCCAGCCGCACGCTCCATTACACCATGGCGAATAGCATTCTCCACTAGAGGCTGGATACTTAGTGGAGGGATATAGAGATGAATGCCAGGCTCCACGTCGTAGAGAACAACCAGTCTTTCCTCGAATCGAGCCTTTTCCAAATGCACATAGGATTCAACAAGCTCCATCTCCTTGTGCAACGGAACGAGTTGATCTCTGTTCTGGAAATCAAAACTGCCTCGTAAATACTGACTTAGCTCAATCAGCAAATCAGTGGCTTTGTCCGGATCAACCGCACAAGTGGCGATAATGACATTGAGTGCATTATAGAGAAAATGCGGCTTAATCTGTGCTTGTAAGAAGGCCATCTCCGTACGAATTGCTCCTTGTACGGACACTTTCATCTCGATCAGCGTTCTGACCCGGGCGCGGAGTTCGCCTGCATCTACAGGTTTACTCAGGAAATCATTCGCTCCGGCTTGGAAACCTAGCTTAATATCCTCAGGCAAACCTCGCGCCGTCAACATCAGAATAGGTAACTCAGACAATGAACTACGCTCCCTCAATCTACGGGACAGTTCAATCCCTGACATGCCAGGCATCATCCAATCCGTTACCACCAGATCAATGCTCGGGTGTTTCTCTCGCAGCTTCAGAGCAGCGGCTCCGCTATCGGCAGCAATAACGCGATAGCGCTGCGTCGATAACAAGTTAATCAATACCTGGCGATTAACCGGATCATCATCCACAACCAGAATCGTGTGATCGGCCTCAAAAGCATGATCGTTCTCATCCAGCTCATCAACGAATCCATTGGTCTTCTCAACACTCTGGGTGGCAGCTACATATTGTGCGGCTGAGGGTTTGAAGCTCGCTCGAAGCAGGTGGGTCTGTGCGACAGGCAGTGTAAAATGGAACACTGAGCCTTCGCCGGGAACGGATTCAACCCATATCGTCCCTCCGCCTAATTCAACAAGCTTACGTGTGATACTCAGACCTAGTCCCGTACCTCCCATGACATTTTCACTTGTCCCATTCCCCTGCTCATAGGATTGAAAAATATCTTCTAGCTTATCTTCAGCGATACCTACACCCGTATCTGCAACGGAGACGGTCACTTGTTCACCCTCAACCGTCGCAAATAGGCGAATCTCACCTTGATGAGTATACTTGTATGCATTTCCCAGCAGGTTGTACAGAATCTGTCGTAAACGATCCTCATCCGCCTCCACAAGCGGCATAGCCTGTGGCCACTGCTGGAGCAACACGATCGGTTTGTCTCCGAAGGTGAAGTCAGATACCTCCACGACTGTACGTGCGATGGATTCCAGATCGACTGCTTCTCGCTTCAGTTCAATTTCACTATTTTTGAGCTTGGCAAAATCAAGAATATCGTTAATTAACAAGGAGAGGCGTTTACCTGTAGAGGTGATCATAGATAGGTTCTTGGCCTGTTTCTTTGTAACCTCACCTGCCGCACCCTCCAGCATGGATTGGGCGATATTAATAATGCCGTGTAGCGGCGTGCGCAGCTCATGAGAGGTATTAGCCATAAATTCATCTTTGAGACTATCAATAACAAGCAACCGCTCAGATAATGCCTCAACCTCACGAAAGGATTCCGCAAATCGAATGGCCGTTAGAATCATCTGTATGAAAATAAATAATAATAGCTCATACAATGCTAGAAACGATGTATCCCATGTGGTAAAGGCACCCACGGTATGCAGCACCACAACCATCATCAGGCTCATCATGCTAAGTAATGCAAAATGGCTATCATCAGCTCTCCTTTTCAACCAAAATACCATTGCTCTAAGCGAATATAGGATGACAATGAGAGAAATAAGTAACATATATGGCGTCAGACGCGAGAACACGGCTGGTGGTAACGCAAGCCCGATCACACACTGAAGAATGACCAATATGACACCGAGTCGAACAAACCATTGATGCACCGCGCCCGGAACAATAACATCGATATACCGAAGCAGATAATAATACGCAAGGGCTGCACTAAGGAATTGAATCCGCAGGATCTCGTTATTCGGAAGAAAGGGTAGAAATGTACCTAATAATTTCTCTCCATGGGTCAATGCATACATCGCACCGGCGAGACTGAACAAGCCAAGATACCGGAGTTCTCTCTCATTCTGCCTTAATCGGAATAAGAGCAAGAAGAATGCCGCAGGAAATAGAAAACCGAAGAGAGCCATAAGATCGGTTAGCCAGCTCCATTGCTGGCTATTCTGGATGCTGCGTTCATCCCCGAATAAGATTGAGGCAACAATCCCGCCGGAGGAGTAGCTATAGTTAGATACTTGAATAAGAATATCCGCACTCTCTCCATCTATCGATGTAAAACCGGTGAACGGCAGATTGAGCTGGATATCGATATCTGGATTTATCCCAGGCAGACCTTTACCCCCAATTTCTTTGCCGTCCAAAAAAATGCGATGAGCCATGCGAATATTCTGAGAGCGTATTCCATAATCGTTCTTAATGACATTAGGATTAATCTTAATGCGTACGTGATATGTACCGAATCCATGTGCTTGACCAAGTGTCTTATTCCACTGTGAGGGAACCTTCACCTGTGAATGAGGCGATAACGCCTTACGTCCAGATCGATCAGCTTCCAAATCAACGGGCGTCAACAATTGATTCGGATAGAAATCCCAGTCACCGTCAAGCGTTGCAGAACCTTTTTGGTCAAAGTCCCATTGCGTTAGATCTATGAATCCATCCTGGACGGTTGGATTGGTGCGATCGGATATTAAGGTATGTGCTACCCAACCCAGCGGAAATATCACAATGCATATAAAGCTGATCGTGAGCATAATCCAGTGTTTTTTCATCCTAAATCCTTCCGTCTCTAGAGAAGAAGTCTAAATTTGTCGTTTAACCGTTATAAATCCATAATCAAAAGCGTATTCTTTTGAAGAATCTTTATAAATCCATGTTACACGTTTCTCGTGCTGACGGAAATAGTTGGCGCATCTATTTTTGCAAAACAAAAAGCCGCAAATTCGTCTACAGGCATGCTCGCCCGCATCGAATCTGCAGCTTTCTGGCTATATTCGTGCTGTTATCCCTTAATAATTCCATAGGAATTATGGTGAATTATTGAACCTCTTGTGCAAGCTTCTGTACAATTAAGGCCCAGCCTTGCTCCATACGCTCACGTACGATGGCATGCGCTTGTCCGAATTCGGTCAATTGATCCGCATCCCAACCACTATGAATTAACGTAAATTGAGTTCCTTCAGGCTGCTCTTCTAGTTCAAATGTAAGCGTCCAGTCCTTTCCCCAACGAAAAGAAAGCTTATGCTCTGGCTTAACTTCAATCACCTTGCATGGGGATTGCCCAAAAGGTCCAGCCTCCAGTATGAATTCATGCCCCTCGGTTGCTTCCAGGTCACTAGGCATGAACCAACGT
This genomic interval carries:
- a CDS encoding cupin domain-containing protein — protein: MEQTNSQVRTLFLHDDGVIPNHPTLPVLIYQGVWADNPSSAEQKMNDHHWGNSWVNGVFDYHHYHSNAHEALAVISGSVQIILGGENGQVVTLQAGDVVVLPAGTGHKRLQASLDFRIAGAYPAGMNYNTRTGDPSERLQALREIQQVPIPDNDPVYGSDGPLLKLWGKRTDAKQD
- a CDS encoding HNH endonuclease, with amino-acid sequence MGTAPFRQHMTEHEAQQTKTCMYCGQKRSLSEFRRRTGKRAGPGARRGACRSCRKSGVQAAVSNISMPHIRHSERANNEKDVITSVTVPAVSAVRSVSVQASKDSSASPVIESISDKQSLSLTEPSSGHRKKRRRKRKAKRPDALLEKGQTKSESDQQSDQQLTIANPELKSPNEDSARVTIPTHRTSSHGTRNRGLSTDRRQRRQNSAEPVAIDPEDPSSLRTNRQGLIRMRGKTDKGRRWHQEIDMELAVTLVKEKAAVVVNRYTIRRLFSNKDFKRFILNRDQYTCYFCGSYGDTIDHLLPRAKGGHTTPLNCVCACNLCNQSKAAMDADEFMRSGIPEWNAAHQEELNQIQLQEAQLD
- a CDS encoding DUF1835 domain-containing protein; the protein is MIENAFEFDQELHRMNEDELRMLLRELYLRADMAVSQGIAADRTDDFAVKVQSIFKELDEHRSRDQAEKQALEAQKTHEIHIAFGDSPLGSIKVAMGNVPGRSGRRFFTMNDYYAIGPLGDLTNKVNVQRRHLWLLERFHMSEHGRYAAQGVDELLHINQVISSIEEETRITIWYANNSHERTGLLYAMYLLRDRKSPIYIIETKDLYPQLFNTPEVQYEVRGTGEINSEKLLKMWHHCEHDEPLSSEERRQMEQEWLHLSAQPGHLRLMQDGIIQSVSEDAIDEFILQKFTEVASTRQPGEFIKSARIVGEVLGHLEQAVGDTFIEYRIRQLILHGRFDMEGMPHAMRFYSIRFAGS
- a CDS encoding TVP38/TMEM64 family protein, whose product is MSLVPLDIMSYITEENIRYWLEQFRSLGPLPGILLTFMKSFVPPLPTLLIVGVNGAVYGLWAGFIYSWIGMVLGCTVTFLLVREIGKSAFVERWANKPRVQRSMVWIRRNAFSYVFLLSIFPVGPFVIINVAAGIARMRLLSFLLAVGCGKAIMIFCVTYIGSNVEQFLEHPIRWGGVLLFVAASLWASRKLERHFTRSSSHQDDSNDELHSSTGKSISS
- a CDS encoding acyltransferase, whose product is MSETIKRERIPELNLVRAMAIIGVLSVHSTSYATVDMTGSGYYWLYNFINIFMKYGTPTFIFMSSFVLFYNYYSRPLDKKLVSNFYKKRFVYILLPYFLFSLMYFVLLHYIHYQGRPFGESALSFITKLFTGKAYTHLYFVFINMQFYLLFPFVLWLLKKYPSVVKWSVLIGLLIQWAFIVSNKYGFQVPNKGSWAFSYFSYFMLGAFIGVYFPKIKQWFVISRANATKGRVASWVLLWAVWIFAGLGHVYIYYLLRLKIATYNTLWYEFFWNLHTFACALVLIQISYLLYRKGPALIVKPLNRLGALSFGIYLIHPFFLLVYRNFPPQTGTSWLLHLWYAGGFGVALIASWIVVGLTARFIPFAWVFFGNLPKPKPRLVPQQKSGQLDA
- a CDS encoding CsbD family protein yields the protein MSNSTGDKIKAGVNKAKGEVKDQIGNATNNRSLQAEGKKDKAKGAVQDKIADVKKHH
- a CDS encoding GyrI-like domain-containing protein, with the translated sequence MEQVNSVFELVHKEASVVVGMKWEGTFAEAGAGGIRAVQSEFKRRWGEIQHVLHPDELLGLSYHMTETGFTHYVGVEVDPSVAQEIPEGMERIEVASSHYAKRNHRKGRNIEASYNELYAGIEASEYQLAGGALTHYEVYPMTQKADESDPEFTIFIPVIHK